The following are encoded together in the Methylomonas methanica MC09 genome:
- a CDS encoding HpcH/HpaI aldolase/citrate lyase family protein, which yields MSHTLYEANAQRVQRCELAVPGSSPEMFEKALKSGVDFVFLDLEDAVAPDDKLQARKNVIQAINDLDWEGHGVTLSVRINGLDTQYMVRDVVDLVEQAGAKIKTLLIPKVGVYGDVYMVDAMLNQLEMQQGLSNKIGIECLIETALGMANVEDIAKQGAIGGRLEALHFGVADYAASNRARTVNIGGLNPDYPGDQWHAAISRMTVACRAYGLRPIDGPFGDIKDPEGFKAAARRAAALGCEGKWAIHPSQIALANEVFTPPAAEVEKAKRILAALQEAAAQGKGAAALDGRLIDAASERMANNIVRAAEAIAAKTK from the coding sequence ATGAGCCACACATTATACGAAGCCAATGCCCAACGCGTTCAACGCTGTGAATTGGCGGTGCCGGGTTCCAGCCCCGAGATGTTCGAAAAAGCCTTAAAAAGCGGTGTGGATTTTGTGTTTCTCGACCTGGAAGATGCGGTTGCACCAGACGATAAGCTGCAAGCTCGCAAAAATGTCATTCAAGCCATTAACGATCTGGACTGGGAAGGTCACGGCGTTACCCTGTCGGTACGCATCAACGGCTTGGACACCCAATACATGGTGCGCGACGTGGTCGACTTGGTCGAACAGGCCGGGGCCAAGATCAAAACCCTGTTGATTCCCAAAGTCGGCGTATACGGCGACGTATACATGGTAGACGCCATGCTGAATCAATTGGAAATGCAGCAAGGTCTGAGCAATAAAATCGGCATCGAATGTCTGATCGAAACCGCGTTGGGTATGGCCAATGTGGAAGATATCGCCAAGCAAGGCGCTATAGGCGGTCGTTTGGAAGCCCTGCATTTCGGCGTGGCCGATTATGCCGCCAGCAACCGGGCCCGCACCGTCAATATCGGCGGTTTGAATCCGGATTATCCGGGTGACCAGTGGCATGCCGCCATCAGCCGCATGACCGTGGCTTGCCGCGCCTACGGCTTGCGCCCCATCGACGGCCCGTTCGGCGACATTAAAGACCCGGAAGGTTTTAAAGCCGCCGCCCGCCGCGCCGCCGCCTTGGGTTGCGAAGGCAAATGGGCCATTCACCCTTCGCAAATCGCGCTGGCCAACGAAGTGTTCACGCCGCCCGCGGCCGAAGTGGAAAAAGCCAAACGTATTCTGGCCGCATTGCAGGAAGCCGCCGCGCAAGGCAAAGGCGCCGCCGCACTGGACGGCCGCTTGATCGATGCGGCCTCCGAGCGCATGGCGAATAATATCGTCCGCGCCGCCGAAGCGATTGCCGCGAAAACGAAATAA
- a CDS encoding aminotransferase class V-fold PLP-dependent enzyme — MAGRNHLFIPGPTNTPHEVLSAMHVPMEDHRSPIFPNLFKPLLEDLKKVFRTEAGQCFVFPATGTAGWEVALTNCLNPGDKVLIYRFGQFAHLWMDAARKLGFDVEAHEVEWGKGIPLDAMEARLKEDKNHEIKAVLATHNETSTGVTSDIAGVRKAMDAAGHPALLFVDGVSSIASLEFRMDDWGVDGAISGSQKGFMLPAGAAILAFSQKALAAVETSTFPRSFFSLKDQMNANKDGYTPYTPSTPMLHGLRKALDLLLEEGMDNVYARHHRLGEGVRRAVAAWGLQICAQPGFESDTVTAIVVPADKDARHVISTAYNKYNISLGAGLTEVAGKVFRIGHIGDMNDVSLLGAIAGVEMAMLDNGFDIKPGSGVAAAIEYYRSTAK; from the coding sequence ATGGCGGGTCGCAATCACTTATTTATACCGGGTCCAACCAATACCCCCCACGAAGTTCTGAGCGCGATGCATGTACCGATGGAAGATCACCGTTCGCCGATCTTTCCCAATCTGTTTAAACCGCTGCTGGAAGATTTGAAAAAGGTATTCCGCACCGAAGCCGGCCAATGTTTCGTATTCCCTGCCACAGGCACCGCCGGCTGGGAAGTGGCATTAACCAACTGCCTGAATCCCGGCGATAAAGTACTGATTTACCGCTTCGGCCAATTTGCCCATTTGTGGATGGACGCCGCCAGAAAACTAGGCTTCGATGTCGAAGCGCACGAAGTCGAATGGGGTAAAGGCATTCCACTGGATGCAATGGAAGCCCGCCTGAAGGAAGACAAAAACCACGAAATCAAAGCAGTGCTGGCGACTCATAACGAAACCTCGACCGGCGTCACCAGCGACATCGCCGGCGTGCGCAAAGCCATGGATGCGGCCGGCCACCCGGCGCTGCTGTTCGTGGACGGCGTCAGCTCTATTGCAAGCCTGGAATTCCGCATGGACGACTGGGGCGTGGACGGTGCTATCAGCGGTTCGCAAAAAGGTTTTATGCTGCCGGCCGGCGCCGCCATCCTGGCCTTCAGCCAAAAAGCCCTGGCAGCGGTCGAAACCAGCACTTTTCCGCGCTCGTTTTTCTCGCTGAAAGACCAGATGAATGCCAATAAAGACGGCTATACGCCTTATACGCCATCAACGCCTATGCTGCACGGATTACGTAAAGCACTGGATCTGTTGCTGGAAGAAGGCATGGACAACGTCTACGCCCGTCATCACCGCCTGGGCGAAGGCGTACGCCGCGCGGTGGCGGCGTGGGGTTTGCAAATCTGCGCGCAACCCGGCTTCGAATCGGATACCGTAACCGCCATTGTGGTACCGGCCGACAAGGACGCCCGTCATGTCATCAGTACCGCCTACAACAAATACAATATTTCGCTGGGCGCCGGCTTGACCGAAGTGGCCGGTAAAGTGTTCCGTATCGGCCATATCGGCGACATGAACGATGTGTCGCTGCTGGGTGCCATCGCCGGCGTGGAAATGGCCATGCTGGACAACGGTTTCGACATTAAACCCGGCAGCGGCGTAGCGGCGGCGATTGAGTATTACCGCTCTACTGCGAAATAA
- a CDS encoding 2-hydroxyacid dehydrogenase — MKHRVFLTRRWPESIEAKLQERYDVSLNRDDRPLSPAEFKRALQQYDAVCPTVCDSLPAEVLNVPDKRCKILGNFGVGYNHIDIAAAKQQGLIVTNTPGVLTESTADIAMTLLLMSARRGAEGDRLVRAGLWKGWCPTHMMSSDVTGATLGLIGFGRIAQAMARKAHHGFGMKIMYVKPSPAQQEVVDELRAIRCDTVETLLPLCDFVSLHCPGGNETRHLMNDERLSLMKPSAHLINTARGDVVDSQALISALRDKRIAGAGLDVYEGEPNIDPGFLALDNVSLLPHLGSATIATRTAMGQKVLDNLAAYFAGKDLPDRVI, encoded by the coding sequence ATGAAACACCGCGTCTTCCTTACCCGCCGCTGGCCGGAGTCGATAGAAGCCAAACTGCAAGAACGCTATGACGTCAGTTTGAATCGCGACGACCGTCCGTTATCGCCCGCGGAATTCAAACGCGCTTTACAACAATATGACGCAGTTTGCCCCACCGTATGCGACAGCCTGCCCGCCGAAGTGTTGAATGTGCCGGATAAGCGCTGCAAAATTCTGGGTAATTTCGGGGTGGGTTATAACCATATCGATATCGCGGCCGCCAAACAGCAAGGCCTGATAGTCACCAATACGCCGGGTGTTTTAACCGAAAGCACGGCCGATATTGCCATGACCTTATTGCTGATGTCCGCCCGACGCGGCGCCGAAGGCGACAGACTGGTACGCGCCGGTTTATGGAAAGGCTGGTGCCCCACCCATATGATGAGCAGCGATGTCACCGGTGCTACGCTGGGATTGATCGGTTTCGGCCGTATCGCGCAAGCCATGGCCCGCAAGGCGCATCATGGTTTCGGTATGAAAATAATGTATGTCAAGCCCTCACCCGCCCAACAAGAGGTTGTCGATGAATTGCGTGCGATACGCTGCGACACTGTCGAGACATTATTACCGCTATGCGATTTTGTATCGTTGCACTGCCCGGGCGGTAATGAAACCCGTCATTTAATGAATGACGAACGGCTAAGCCTGATGAAGCCGAGCGCTCATCTGATCAACACCGCCCGGGGCGATGTCGTGGACAGTCAAGCCTTGATTTCGGCCCTGCGGGATAAGCGTATTGCCGGTGCCGGTTTGGACGTGTATGAAGGCGAACCGAATATAGACCCCGGCTTTTTAGCCCTGGACAATGTGTCGCTGTTACCACATTTAGGCAGCGCGACGATTGCCACCAGGACAGCAATGGGACAAAAGGTATTGGACAATTTGGCCGCTTATTTTGCCGGAAAGGATCTGCCGGACAGGGTGATTTAA
- a CDS encoding MFS transporter small subunit, whose product MPNHKQKSGSIIWLVLFWLYVALPLLWGVASTLKKALALFN is encoded by the coding sequence ATGCCAAACCATAAACAAAAGTCCGGTTCGATAATATGGTTGGTATTGTTCTGGCTGTATGTGGCGTTGCCGTTATTATGGGGCGTGGCGTCAACCTTGAAAAAAGCGCTGGCCCTGTTTAATTAA
- a CDS encoding L-lactate MFS transporter produces the protein MSGFFSKSRITASTGFNRWLVPPAALSVHLCIGQAYAFSVFNDPLTRVIGVSASAPEDWKLTTLGWIFSLAIVFLGLSAAFGGKWLEKVGPRLTMFVAACCFGGGFWVAALGVYLHEIWLVYLGYGVIGGIGLGLGYVSPVSTLIKWFPDRRGMATGMAIMGFGGGAMIGAPLSVLLMDAFKSADSVGVMQAFLVMGGLYFISMMIGALTIRIPPADWQPEGWTPPQVANKMITQNHVHIDQALKTPQFYLLWLVLCLNVTAGIGVLGQASVMIQEMFKGSVTPAAAAGFVGLLSLFNMGGRFFWSSASDYLGRKNTYFVFFVVGACLYALVPSMGMIGNMAMFVLLYALIMSMYGGGFATIPAYLADIFGTLYVGGIHGRLLTAWATAGVLGPVLVNYIREYQIHHGVAKADAYNVTMYIMAGILVLGFVCNLLIKPVHEKHHMKHDEFDELDGIYPATVEEEG, from the coding sequence ATGTCTGGTTTTTTCAGTAAATCTCGCATTACGGCGAGTACCGGCTTTAACCGCTGGTTGGTGCCGCCGGCCGCCTTGTCGGTGCATTTATGCATTGGCCAAGCGTATGCATTTAGCGTGTTTAACGATCCCTTGACTCGAGTAATCGGCGTGTCGGCATCGGCGCCCGAGGATTGGAAGCTGACCACCCTGGGCTGGATTTTCAGCTTGGCGATCGTGTTCTTAGGCTTATCGGCGGCCTTCGGCGGCAAGTGGCTGGAAAAAGTCGGTCCGCGCCTGACCATGTTTGTGGCGGCTTGCTGTTTCGGCGGCGGCTTCTGGGTGGCGGCGTTGGGCGTGTATTTACATGAGATCTGGTTGGTCTACTTGGGTTACGGCGTCATAGGCGGGATCGGCTTGGGACTGGGTTATGTGTCGCCGGTTTCGACCTTGATCAAATGGTTTCCGGACCGGCGCGGCATGGCCACGGGTATGGCCATCATGGGTTTCGGCGGCGGCGCCATGATAGGCGCGCCGTTATCGGTGTTGTTGATGGATGCGTTTAAATCCGCCGATTCGGTAGGAGTGATGCAGGCTTTTCTGGTGATGGGCGGCCTGTATTTTATATCGATGATGATAGGCGCCTTGACTATTCGTATCCCTCCGGCCGATTGGCAACCGGAAGGCTGGACGCCGCCGCAAGTCGCCAACAAGATGATTACCCAAAACCATGTGCATATCGACCAAGCTCTAAAGACGCCGCAGTTTTATTTGCTGTGGCTGGTGTTGTGTTTGAATGTCACGGCCGGTATCGGCGTACTGGGGCAAGCGTCTGTGATGATACAGGAGATGTTCAAAGGCAGCGTTACCCCGGCCGCGGCGGCAGGCTTTGTCGGCTTGTTGAGTCTGTTTAATATGGGCGGGCGGTTTTTCTGGTCGTCGGCGTCGGATTATCTGGGGCGTAAAAATACCTATTTCGTGTTCTTTGTGGTGGGTGCCTGTTTATACGCCTTGGTTCCGAGCATGGGCATGATAGGCAACATGGCGATGTTCGTGTTGTTGTATGCCTTGATCATGAGCATGTATGGCGGCGGCTTTGCCACCATTCCGGCTTATCTGGCGGATATTTTCGGCACCCTGTATGTGGGCGGCATACACGGTCGCCTGTTAACGGCCTGGGCGACGGCGGGCGTGCTGGGGCCGGTACTGGTGAATTACATCAGGGAATACCAAATACACCACGGCGTGGCAAAAGCGGACGCCTACAATGTAACGATGTACATTATGGCCGGAATTTTAGTGCTGGGGTTTGTGTGTAATTTGCTGATCAAGCCCGTGCATGAAAAACATCATATGAAGCACGATGAGTTCGATGAATTGGATGGGATTTATCCCGCAACCGTAGAAGAGGAGGGGTGA
- a CDS encoding tetratricopeptide repeat-containing sulfotransferase family protein — translation MDTVKKPAAISGISPYLKNGQAAVNARNMTEAVGWFEKAVRENPKDAQAMACYGQALCWIRQHSLGIEYLRKAGALLAKACRKQRDTGQLLLLVEQLQFWNDYPGSLELIKQAVQIKKDVRGFQLLAHTYSRLNQNQLAFAASLQVLRLAPDDPVLNLQHAMLEAGRGEYAAAIARLLRILRMEAIGKEQAFRTHKELARIYDKQGEYARVFEHLHAAAALSAGLPEVQKQEPRFVYDLLAAYTAGFDAELLRRWSGAKWREEKRAPAFLIGFFRSGTTLTQEILSTDPNVFISDETDLVVAMKDELNRMSSVKDNVAEQLRLANQDTIQHLRDFYWRLAAQRYGEHAIQGLFIDKTTMNTFDVGLINAVFPDAKVIFMLRDPRDVCLSCYMQVMIPSAATVHLFNWRSTAELYAETMRWWLHVKPLLSVDVMTFRYEDGIADFQGTFRRVFEFLGLAWHQQADQFYKQAGQKFIASPSFGQVSQPLYASSVGRWRYYAAEFDAVDDLLQPYIEAYGYCTDVSGNVLPTV, via the coding sequence ATGGATACAGTCAAAAAACCTGCAGCAATTTCCGGTATATCCCCCTATTTAAAAAACGGCCAGGCAGCTGTCAACGCCCGGAATATGACCGAGGCGGTCGGTTGGTTTGAAAAAGCCGTGCGGGAGAATCCAAAAGATGCCCAAGCCATGGCCTGTTACGGGCAGGCGCTTTGTTGGATCAGACAGCACAGCCTGGGCATCGAGTATTTGCGCAAGGCAGGTGCCTTGTTGGCGAAGGCCTGCCGAAAACAGCGAGATACCGGGCAGTTGTTGCTGCTGGTGGAACAATTACAGTTCTGGAACGATTACCCCGGCTCGCTGGAGTTGATCAAACAAGCCGTGCAGATCAAAAAGGATGTCAGGGGGTTTCAATTACTGGCGCATACGTATTCGCGACTCAATCAAAATCAGCTGGCGTTTGCCGCCAGTCTGCAGGTTTTACGGTTGGCGCCGGACGATCCGGTATTAAATCTTCAGCATGCCATGCTGGAAGCCGGAAGAGGAGAGTACGCCGCCGCCATTGCACGCTTATTGCGCATCTTACGGATGGAGGCGATCGGCAAGGAGCAAGCGTTTCGCACTCATAAAGAGCTCGCCAGAATTTACGACAAGCAAGGTGAATACGCACGGGTCTTCGAGCATTTGCATGCGGCGGCGGCGCTCTCGGCCGGTTTGCCGGAAGTGCAAAAGCAGGAACCGAGGTTCGTATATGATTTGTTGGCCGCCTATACAGCCGGTTTCGATGCCGAACTATTGCGGCGCTGGTCCGGTGCGAAGTGGCGGGAGGAGAAGCGCGCGCCGGCGTTTCTGATAGGGTTTTTTCGATCCGGCACTACACTGACTCAGGAAATTCTGTCCACTGATCCCAATGTGTTCATATCGGACGAAACCGATTTGGTCGTCGCGATGAAGGACGAGCTGAATCGGATGTCCTCCGTCAAAGATAATGTGGCGGAGCAGTTGCGTCTAGCCAACCAGGACACCATTCAACATTTACGCGATTTCTATTGGCGTTTGGCCGCGCAGCGGTATGGGGAGCATGCGATACAGGGATTGTTTATCGATAAAACCACCATGAATACCTTTGATGTCGGCCTGATCAATGCGGTGTTCCCGGATGCCAAAGTGATTTTTATGTTAAGAGATCCGCGTGACGTTTGCCTGAGTTGCTACATGCAAGTCATGATTCCGTCGGCGGCGACGGTGCACTTGTTCAATTGGCGTTCGACTGCCGAGTTGTATGCTGAAACCATGCGGTGGTGGCTGCATGTCAAACCGTTGCTAAGTGTGGATGTTATGACGTTCCGTTACGAAGACGGTATCGCGGACTTTCAGGGCACATTTCGCCGGGTGTTCGAGTTTTTAGGCTTGGCATGGCATCAACAAGCGGACCAGTTTTATAAGCAGGCCGGGCAAAAATTTATTGCCAGTCCCAGCTTCGGTCAGGTTTCGCAGCCTTTGTACGCCAGTTCGGTCGGGCGTTGGCGCTATTATGCGGCGGAATTCGATGCCGTCGACGATCTGTTACAGCCTTATATTGAGGCCTATGGTTATTGTACGGATGTTTCGGGCAATGTCCTCCCAACAGTGTAA
- a CDS encoding VPLPA-CTERM sorting domain-containing protein yields MQQKVLVKAIALAAAGAAISLGAVGSASAEVMYNSASWPGLDGWVLSGISSGTPIPWLGTSGGALPMGFTPEKHALNWAAMIDNAGQTLEVSAADAASRFNGAVVDLDTANGAWGSWQADPQNPSFTRGWAHNTDFGLIKSAVDTTVRIEVSKVNAADNIFNYGITVFEGMHTGEINHHSIWNAGYISGLNEGPAMADNPFGGSGLTYLTHGDSSYVEFFAQAGQAYTVYLGGNDINGDNFGTPFAYKVNISAVPVPAAAWLFGSALLGLIGVNRRKTKAV; encoded by the coding sequence ATGCAACAAAAAGTTTTGGTTAAAGCCATTGCCTTGGCCGCCGCAGGCGCGGCGATATCCTTGGGTGCGGTAGGCTCTGCATCCGCCGAGGTTATGTATAACAGTGCCAGCTGGCCTGGTTTGGACGGATGGGTCTTGTCGGGTATTTCTAGCGGTACTCCAATTCCTTGGTTGGGTACCTCGGGCGGTGCATTACCCATGGGCTTTACCCCTGAAAAACACGCGTTAAACTGGGCGGCCATGATAGACAATGCCGGCCAAACTCTGGAAGTATCGGCGGCTGATGCAGCCAGCCGGTTCAACGGCGCCGTCGTGGATCTGGATACCGCTAATGGTGCCTGGGGTTCCTGGCAGGCCGATCCGCAGAACCCCAGCTTTACCCGCGGCTGGGCGCATAACACCGACTTTGGCTTAATAAAATCCGCAGTAGACACCACGGTCAGAATCGAAGTTTCCAAAGTCAATGCGGCCGATAATATTTTTAATTACGGTATTACCGTGTTCGAGGGTATGCACACTGGCGAAATCAATCACCATTCGATCTGGAATGCCGGCTATATTTCTGGTTTGAACGAAGGGCCGGCAATGGCCGACAATCCTTTTGGCGGAAGCGGATTGACTTATTTGACCCATGGCGACAGCAGCTATGTCGAATTTTTTGCTCAAGCCGGTCAGGCATATACGGTTTATTTAGGCGGTAATGATATTAACGGCGATAATTTCGGAACGCCTTTCGCTTATAAAGTCAATATCAGCGCGGTACCGGTGCCTGCGGCAGCGTGGTTATTTGGTAGCGCTCTGCTTGGCTTGATTGGCGTTAATCGAAGGAAGACCAAAGCGGTCTAA
- a CDS encoding PEP-CTERM domain protein, producing MNRLNRKSVLLTAAALLLPALATSAHASSQYSGNVDFSYTVTASNRNTNGDMQFLSIADVFDSGNYAESGSSSYTPNYQTFSGLGVLHNVSLQAQDSIPLGAAVSDYFSSLLISFENISLDVNDIFDINIDFSYTLSAQSAGEYADADANFAYSNENYALDNFDYVHTSIYDGFAQAFGVDSFGFVLSAGQSENLYFDSAVTGTLEATVVPVPAAIWLFGSALAGVLGVQRKQSLKA from the coding sequence ATGAATAGATTGAATCGAAAATCAGTGCTTTTAACAGCGGCTGCCCTGCTGCTGCCGGCATTAGCGACATCGGCGCACGCATCCAGTCAGTACAGCGGAAATGTTGATTTTTCTTATACGGTTACTGCGAGCAATCGCAATACAAATGGCGATATGCAGTTTTTATCGATTGCGGATGTTTTTGATTCCGGCAATTACGCGGAAAGCGGTTCCAGTAGCTATACGCCAAATTACCAGACGTTTAGCGGATTGGGGGTGCTGCATAACGTCTCCTTGCAGGCGCAAGACAGCATACCGCTGGGTGCGGCGGTCAGCGACTACTTTTCCAGCTTGTTGATTTCTTTTGAAAATATCTCGTTGGATGTAAACGATATATTCGATATCAACATCGATTTTAGCTACACGCTAAGCGCGCAGTCCGCCGGCGAATACGCCGATGCGGATGCCAACTTTGCCTATTCGAACGAAAACTACGCATTGGATAACTTCGATTATGTTCATACATCCATTTATGACGGCTTTGCCCAAGCGTTTGGCGTGGATTCCTTCGGTTTCGTGTTGTCTGCCGGTCAATCCGAGAATCTATATTTCGACAGCGCGGTAACCGGAACCCTGGAAGCGACCGTGGTGCCCGTGCCCGCGGCCATTTGGCTGTTCGGAAGTGCTCTGGCCGGTGTATTGGGCGTGCAACGTAAACAATCTCTAAAGGCTTAG
- a CDS encoding cytochrome-c peroxidase: MKLSVILLSACCAVVSQLGYAHGPLPVPLIGVPVPPVPGLTDGQDPIIVNKDMAIALGKALFWDVNVGSDGMACASCHFHAGADNRVKNQINPGTLNPHPDNLFDTLPSGNGGPNHTLTAADFPLVRYADPLNKDSGRIFETDDAVASSGTFSGEFTGVSQFTGSNDNCQRSADSVFNVNGIGTRRVEPRNAPSVINAVFNHRSFWDGRGNNVFNGSNNWGDRDPNAGVWVQVNRRTVRKQALHLENSALASQAVATAMSQLEMTCANRSIADIGRKLLLRKPLQYQKVHYTDSVFGTLNLTNSAEGNLQPGLKTTYKDMVRTAFASKFWSNTTRGAFGSPAAGGLAYTQMEANFPMFFGLAIQMYESTLISDQAPIDTAVRDPDTYKPVSLTDSERRGMEVFTESHCNLCHAGPVMTTNAIVSNSLLVTPTPNAFFGPQHSLRAFGPEAMGKNFIDMAKDAGITDTPNVVMRDVTRNPKGQKLIDFGFFNTGVNDPDADPGLGGVDEFGKPLSYSAQYVQYLMGNDSEVKDQAVKHIHSCQFLSPLAWDLGSDIYFSAFFTLSAEREPDGSREGAAEIALRSQNCQDPDYAYIPTVDAAIAAFNNPDDRRFLIGSKAAFKIPSLRNIELTGPYMHNGSMATLEQVIEFYARGGNFDNSNQSDFLTRTPMSDNAQKRADLLAFLKTLTDDRVRYEQAPFDHPELIVPNGHDGDDQFVQAGHALSAQLAKEAVVVLPAVGASGRAAPIEPFLAP; this comes from the coding sequence ATGAAGTTATCCGTCATTCTATTATCGGCCTGTTGTGCCGTTGTTTCTCAGCTGGGGTATGCCCACGGCCCGTTGCCGGTGCCGCTAATCGGCGTGCCTGTTCCGCCGGTGCCCGGGCTTACGGACGGTCAGGATCCGATCATTGTCAATAAAGACATGGCTATTGCATTAGGCAAGGCTTTGTTTTGGGATGTCAACGTCGGTAGCGACGGCATGGCTTGCGCGTCTTGCCATTTTCATGCGGGCGCGGATAACCGGGTCAAAAATCAAATTAATCCCGGTACGCTCAATCCCCATCCCGATAACTTATTCGACACATTGCCGTCGGGTAACGGTGGACCGAATCATACCTTGACCGCAGCCGATTTTCCCCTGGTGCGGTATGCCGATCCCTTGAATAAGGACAGCGGCAGAATTTTCGAAACGGACGATGCGGTCGCGTCGTCAGGCACGTTCAGCGGCGAGTTCACCGGCGTGTCCCAATTTACCGGTAGCAACGACAATTGCCAGCGTAGCGCCGATTCCGTCTTCAACGTCAATGGTATCGGTACGCGACGGGTAGAACCCCGAAACGCGCCCAGCGTAATCAACGCCGTTTTTAACCACCGCAGTTTCTGGGACGGTCGGGGAAATAACGTGTTTAACGGTAGCAACAACTGGGGTGACCGCGATCCCAACGCCGGTGTCTGGGTGCAAGTGAATCGGCGTACGGTTCGAAAACAGGCATTGCATTTGGAAAATTCTGCTTTGGCTTCTCAAGCTGTGGCTACCGCCATGAGCCAATTGGAAATGACTTGCGCCAATCGCAGTATCGCCGATATCGGGCGAAAATTGCTGCTGCGCAAACCACTGCAATATCAAAAAGTACACTACACGGACAGTGTATTCGGTACCTTGAACCTGACCAACAGCGCCGAAGGCAATCTGCAGCCCGGCTTGAAGACCACATACAAGGATATGGTGCGCACCGCATTTGCCTCCAAATTCTGGTCGAACACCACCCGAGGCGCTTTCGGTTCACCTGCTGCCGGCGGGCTGGCTTATACGCAGATGGAAGCCAATTTTCCGATGTTCTTCGGATTGGCGATTCAGATGTACGAGTCCACTCTGATTTCCGATCAGGCGCCCATCGATACCGCCGTGCGCGATCCGGATACCTACAAGCCGGTCAGCCTGACGGATTCCGAAAGACGCGGCATGGAAGTGTTCACCGAAAGCCATTGCAACCTTTGCCATGCGGGGCCGGTTATGACGACCAATGCCATTGTCTCCAATTCGCTGTTAGTCACTCCAACGCCCAATGCTTTTTTCGGCCCCCAACACAGCTTGCGCGCGTTCGGTCCGGAAGCCATGGGTAAAAACTTTATCGATATGGCTAAGGATGCCGGTATTACCGATACGCCCAATGTGGTGATGCGGGACGTGACGCGAAATCCAAAAGGCCAAAAGTTGATCGATTTCGGCTTTTTCAATACCGGGGTGAACGATCCGGATGCCGACCCCGGATTGGGCGGCGTGGACGAGTTCGGCAAACCCTTGTCCTACAGCGCTCAGTATGTTCAGTATTTAATGGGTAACGACAGCGAAGTTAAAGACCAGGCCGTCAAACATATTCACAGCTGCCAGTTTTTGTCGCCACTGGCCTGGGATTTGGGGTCTGATATCTATTTTTCTGCGTTTTTTACTCTTTCCGCCGAGCGAGAACCCGACGGTAGTCGAGAAGGAGCTGCGGAAATCGCGTTGCGCAGCCAGAATTGCCAGGATCCAGATTATGCCTATATTCCAACCGTTGATGCCGCTATTGCCGCATTTAACAATCCGGATGATCGGCGGTTTCTGATTGGTTCGAAAGCGGCATTTAAAATTCCGAGCTTACGGAATATTGAACTGACCGGCCCGTACATGCACAACGGCAGCATGGCGACCTTGGAGCAAGTTATCGAGTTTTATGCCCGCGGAGGCAATTTCGACAACAGCAACCAAAGCGACTTTTTGACCCGAACTCCTATGAGTGACAACGCCCAGAAGCGCGCCGATTTGCTGGCTTTTCTAAAAACCTTAACCGATGACAGAGTGCGCTACGAGCAGGCGCCGTTCGACCACCCCGAGTTGATCGTGCCCAACGGTCACGACGGTGACGATCAGTTTGTGCAGGCCGGTCATGCGCTGTCCGCTCAATTGGCAAAAGAAGCGGTAGTGGTATTGCCGGCCGTGGGTGCAAGCGGCCGGGCAGCGCCTATCGAGCCTTTCCTGGCGCCTTGA